The following are encoded together in the Pectobacterium wasabiae CFBP 3304 genome:
- the hupA gene encoding nucleoid-associated protein HU-alpha produces MNKTQLIDVIADKADLSKAQAKAALESTLAAITESLKEGDAVQLVGFGTFKVNHRNERTGRNPQTGKEIKIAAANVPAFVSGKALKDAVK; encoded by the coding sequence ATGAATAAGACTCAACTGATTGATGTAATTGCGGACAAAGCTGATCTGTCAAAGGCACAGGCTAAAGCAGCTCTGGAATCAACTCTGGCGGCAATTACCGAGTCTCTGAAAGAAGGTGATGCAGTACAATTAGTTGGTTTTGGTACGTTTAAAGTCAACCATCGTAATGAGCGCACTGGCCGCAACCCACAAACCGGTAAAGAAATCAAAATTGCTGCTGCCAACGTGCCAGCGTTTGTTTCTGGCAAGGCTCTGAAAGACGCTGTTAAATAA
- the nfi gene encoding deoxyribonuclease V (cleaves DNA at apurinic or apyrimidinic sites), with the protein MIDTQRLRAEQLARASDVIRHDDLPFEQPAFIAGADVGFEQEGSVTRAAIAVMRYPSLELVEYKIARISTTMPYIPGFLSFRECPGLLAAWALLEQKPDLLFVDGHGITHPRRLGVASHFGLLVDVPTIGVAKSRLCGRFEPLAESVGSQQPLLDKGEQIGWVWRSKVRCNPLFVATGHRVSQDSALHWVQCCMRGYRLPEPTRWADAVASNRPAFVRWQRLQAASVLL; encoded by the coding sequence GTGATTGATACACAACGGCTGCGGGCCGAACAGTTGGCTCGCGCTTCTGATGTGATTCGGCACGACGATTTACCTTTTGAGCAGCCCGCGTTTATCGCGGGTGCGGATGTTGGCTTTGAGCAAGAAGGCTCGGTAACTCGCGCGGCGATTGCGGTAATGCGCTATCCTTCGTTGGAGCTGGTAGAATACAAGATTGCGCGTATCAGCACGACGATGCCTTATATCCCCGGTTTTCTTTCATTTCGTGAATGCCCCGGTCTGTTAGCTGCATGGGCGTTGCTTGAGCAAAAGCCGGATCTGTTGTTTGTCGATGGGCATGGGATTACCCACCCACGCCGTCTCGGCGTTGCCAGCCATTTTGGTCTGCTCGTTGACGTTCCCACAATTGGCGTGGCGAAAAGTCGACTTTGTGGCCGGTTTGAGCCGTTGGCGGAGAGCGTCGGCAGCCAGCAGCCGTTGTTGGATAAGGGTGAGCAAATTGGTTGGGTATGGCGCAGTAAAGTGCGCTGTAATCCGCTATTTGTGGCGACGGGGCATCGAGTCAGTCAGGATAGCGCATTGCACTGGGTACAATGTTGTATGCGCGGCTACCGTTTACCGGAGCCGACCCGCTGGGCTGATGCTGTCGCATCGAATCGTCCCGCATTTGTGCGTTGGCAACGGCTGCAAGCGGCTAGCGTATTGTTGTAA
- the ytfQ gene encoding galactofuranose ABC transporter, galactofuranose-binding protein YtfQ, translating into MYRRLLVAVAVSTALCGAVQAKPLTVGFSQIGSESGWRSAETKVSKQEAEKRGITLKIADAQQKQENQIKAVRSFIAQGVDAIFIAPVVATGWAPVLQEAKEAKIPVFLLDRTIEVSDPSLYTAAIASDSVYEGKVAGEWLVKEAAGKPCNVVELQGTVGASVAINRKKGFAEGIASDPQIKIIRSQSGDFTRSKGKEVMESFIKAEQNGKNICAVYAHNDDMAIGAIQAIKEAGLKPGSQIKVVSIDGVPDIFKAMMNGEANATVELTPNMAGPAFDALLAMKKDGKQPEKFIQTESRLLLSDTAKQEYETKKDLGY; encoded by the coding sequence ATGTACAGACGTTTACTGGTAGCTGTTGCTGTAAGTACGGCATTATGCGGTGCCGTACAGGCAAAACCCTTAACTGTTGGGTTTTCCCAGATTGGTTCAGAATCAGGATGGCGCTCTGCGGAGACTAAAGTGTCAAAACAGGAAGCCGAGAAACGGGGAATAACGTTGAAGATCGCTGATGCTCAGCAGAAACAAGAGAATCAGATTAAGGCTGTGCGGTCATTCATTGCTCAGGGCGTAGATGCCATATTTATCGCACCGGTCGTTGCCACTGGTTGGGCTCCAGTCTTACAAGAAGCCAAAGAAGCAAAAATCCCGGTTTTCCTACTTGATAGAACGATTGAAGTTAGCGATCCATCGCTATACACCGCTGCTATTGCCTCCGACAGTGTCTATGAAGGAAAAGTGGCAGGGGAATGGCTTGTGAAAGAGGCCGCTGGGAAACCGTGTAATGTTGTCGAATTGCAGGGAACGGTTGGGGCTAGCGTAGCGATAAACCGCAAGAAAGGGTTTGCTGAAGGCATTGCTTCAGATCCGCAGATAAAAATTATCCGTTCACAATCGGGAGACTTCACTCGTAGTAAGGGTAAAGAAGTCATGGAAAGCTTTATTAAAGCTGAACAGAATGGAAAAAATATCTGTGCGGTTTATGCACATAATGATGATATGGCTATAGGTGCTATTCAGGCAATTAAAGAAGCGGGTCTAAAACCTGGTTCACAAATAAAAGTTGTTTCTATTGATGGTGTCCCCGATATTTTCAAGGCTATGATGAATGGTGAAGCTAATGCCACCGTTGAGTTAACACCCAATATGGCTGGACCTGCTTTTGATGCTTTATTAGCGATGAAGAAGGACGGGAAGCAGCCAGAAAAGTTTATTCAGACAGAGTCTCGTTTATTATTGTCTGATACGGCAAAACAGGAATATGAAACCAAAAAAGATCTTGGTTATTGA
- a CDS encoding DUF1481 domain-containing protein, translated as MLVKGLSRGAFSPLLLLRRLCGAGLVLISVVACSSRTAPPDVFSSGYVADRGIVRIWRKDDAQNTTALTTVYNPLQGNALVVTRYTFQQDKLREIQRNQLGAQQEDIRLRFTEEGTVSFMQRQLAERRESVSDDDVALYQFDAKRMLELSDVLRAGKVILKQGKWLEGQVQSCDGTVVRPDFDNDSREWIAQQKTHATRPLNVAWLEAPEGTQLLLVVEDDVCQWQP; from the coding sequence ATGCTGGTTAAAGGTTTAAGCAGAGGGGCGTTTTCGCCCCTTTTGCTTTTACGACGTTTATGTGGCGCAGGCCTCGTACTTATTTCAGTGGTGGCCTGCAGTAGCCGCACTGCACCGCCGGACGTTTTCTCCAGCGGTTATGTTGCCGATCGTGGCATCGTGCGTATCTGGCGTAAGGATGATGCGCAAAATACGACGGCGCTGACTACCGTGTATAACCCACTTCAGGGTAATGCTCTGGTGGTGACTCGCTATACATTCCAGCAGGATAAGCTACGCGAGATACAGCGTAACCAGCTCGGTGCGCAACAAGAAGATATACGCTTGCGTTTTACCGAAGAGGGAACCGTCAGCTTTATGCAGCGACAACTTGCTGAAAGACGTGAATCGGTTTCCGATGATGATGTCGCGCTCTACCAGTTTGATGCTAAGCGCATGCTGGAATTGAGCGATGTACTACGTGCAGGCAAGGTAATACTAAAGCAAGGGAAATGGCTGGAAGGGCAGGTTCAGTCTTGTGACGGTACGGTCGTTCGTCCTGATTTTGACAACGACTCGCGTGAATGGATCGCGCAGCAAAAAACGCATGCCACACGTCCGCTAAACGTAGCGTGGTTGGAAGCACCCGAAGGAACGCAGTTATTGCTGGTGGTGGAAGATGATGTCTGCCAGTGGCAGCCATAG
- the purH gene encoding bifunctional phosphoribosylaminoimidazolecarboxamide formyltransferase/IMP cyclohydrolase: MQQRRPIRRALLSVSDKAGIVEFAQALSHRGVELLSTGGTARLLADAGLAVTEVSDYTGFPEMMDGRVKTLHPKVHGGILGRRDQDDAIMAQHDIKPIDIVVVNLYPFAQTVARENCSLEDAVENIDIGGPTMVRSAAKNHKDVAIVVKSSDYTTIINEIDANEGSLTYKTRFDLAIKAFEHTAAYDSMIANYFGALVPPYHGDTDKPSGHFPRTLNLNYIKKQDMRYGENSHQQAAFYIEENIHEASVATSIQLQGKALSYNNIADTDAALECVKEFAEPACVIVKHANPCGVAIGGSILDAYERAYKTDPTSAFGGIIAFNRELDEETAQAIISRQFVEVIIVPSASDAALKVTAAKQNVRVLTSGSWQQRIPALDFKRVNGGLLVQDRDLGMVDASQLRVVTERQPSEQELRDALFCWKVAKFVKSNAIVYARDNMTIGIGAGQMSRVYSAKIAGIKAGDEGLEVKGSAMASDAFFPFRDGIDAAAAVGITCVIQPGGSIRDDEVIAAANEHGIAMIFTDMRHFRH, translated from the coding sequence ATGCAACAACGTCGTCCAATTCGCCGCGCTCTGCTCAGCGTTTCTGACAAAGCAGGTATTGTCGAATTTGCTCAAGCTCTGTCCCACCGTGGCGTTGAGCTCCTTTCTACTGGTGGAACCGCCCGTTTGCTGGCCGATGCTGGCTTAGCGGTGACAGAAGTCTCTGACTACACCGGTTTCCCGGAAATGATGGATGGGCGTGTAAAGACTCTGCACCCGAAAGTACATGGCGGCATTCTGGGACGGCGCGATCAAGATGATGCGATCATGGCGCAGCACGACATCAAACCGATTGATATCGTCGTTGTGAATTTGTATCCGTTCGCTCAGACCGTCGCCCGTGAGAACTGCTCATTAGAAGATGCCGTTGAGAACATCGATATCGGTGGCCCAACGATGGTACGCTCCGCCGCCAAGAACCATAAAGATGTGGCTATCGTGGTCAAGAGCAGCGACTACACCACTATCATTAATGAGATCGACGCCAACGAAGGTTCATTAACCTACAAAACCCGTTTCGATTTAGCCATTAAAGCATTCGAGCACACCGCCGCTTACGACAGTATGATTGCCAACTACTTTGGTGCACTGGTTCCGCCTTATCACGGTGATACCGATAAACCATCTGGCCACTTCCCACGTACGCTGAACCTGAACTACATCAAAAAGCAGGACATGCGCTACGGCGAGAACAGCCATCAGCAAGCTGCCTTCTATATAGAAGAGAATATTCACGAGGCCTCTGTCGCCACCTCTATACAGTTACAAGGCAAAGCGCTGTCTTATAACAACATCGCCGATACCGATGCTGCGCTGGAGTGTGTGAAAGAATTTGCCGAACCAGCCTGCGTCATCGTTAAACACGCGAACCCGTGTGGCGTGGCGATTGGTGGTTCAATTCTTGATGCCTACGAGCGCGCCTACAAAACTGACCCAACATCCGCATTCGGCGGCATTATCGCCTTCAACCGCGAACTGGATGAAGAAACGGCACAGGCCATCATCAGCCGTCAGTTTGTCGAAGTCATTATTGTGCCATCCGCTAGTGATGCCGCATTGAAGGTGACCGCAGCCAAACAAAACGTACGCGTTCTGACCAGTGGTAGCTGGCAGCAACGCATTCCGGCCTTGGACTTCAAACGCGTCAATGGCGGTTTGTTGGTACAGGATCGCGATTTGGGTATGGTCGATGCGTCTCAACTGCGTGTCGTGACCGAACGCCAGCCGAGCGAGCAGGAATTACGCGATGCGCTCTTCTGCTGGAAAGTGGCTAAATTCGTTAAGTCCAATGCGATTGTGTACGCACGCGACAATATGACCATCGGGATAGGTGCGGGTCAGATGAGCCGCGTTTACTCAGCGAAAATCGCTGGTATCAAAGCAGGCGATGAAGGGCTGGAAGTAAAAGGTTCCGCCATGGCCTCTGATGCATTCTTCCCATTCCGTGATGGTATTGATGCTGCCGCAGCCGTTGGCATTACTTGTGTGATCCAACCGGGCGGGTCTATTCGTGATGATGAAGTTATTGCTGCCGCCAACGAACACGGCATTGCGATGATCTTTACCGACATGCGCCACTTCCGTCATTAA
- a CDS encoding Rsd/AlgQ family anti-sigma factor, with protein sequence MLNQLQSLTEYVGGNNALIDQWLQARKQLLVAYYHLVGIKPNKEALSLLDEEALDHFCQNLVDYLSTGHFHLYEKMLHEAATHSEQVLALSTQLDLALQNNTQQIMTFYDSHLAAAIDDDNCFEFQQALSSVGEALEERFTLEDNMIKQVYDN encoded by the coding sequence ATGCTAAACCAGCTACAAAGTCTGACTGAATACGTTGGTGGCAATAATGCGTTAATCGACCAATGGCTACAAGCGCGTAAGCAGCTTCTGGTGGCTTACTATCATCTGGTTGGCATCAAGCCGAACAAGGAAGCGCTTTCTCTTTTGGATGAAGAAGCATTGGATCATTTTTGCCAGAATCTGGTGGACTATCTTTCTACCGGCCACTTTCATTTATACGAAAAGATGCTGCATGAAGCAGCGACCCACAGCGAACAGGTATTAGCGCTTTCCACCCAACTCGACCTCGCCCTGCAAAACAATACGCAGCAAATCATGACGTTTTACGATAGCCATCTGGCAGCCGCTATCGATGATGATAACTGTTTCGAATTCCAGCAGGCACTTTCCAGCGTCGGCGAGGCATTGGAAGAGCGTTTTACATTAGAAGACAACATGATCAAGCAGGTTTACGATAACTAG
- a CDS encoding YjaG family protein — MLRNPIHLRLEKLASWQHVTFMACLCERMYPNYHEFCRQTEFGDAMVYRRILDLVWETLVVKDAKVNFDNQLEKLEEAVPAAEDYDLYGVYPAIDACIALGELIHSRLSGETLEHAIAISEASIRTVAMLEMTQAGKEMTDDELKVLPAIEEEWDIQWEIFRLLAACEERDIELIKGLRSDLREAGSSNIGINLHQ; from the coding sequence ATGTTACGTAACCCCATTCATTTACGTCTGGAAAAGCTGGCGAGCTGGCAACATGTCACTTTCATGGCATGTCTTTGTGAACGTATGTATCCAAATTACCACGAGTTTTGTCGTCAAACAGAATTCGGAGACGCGATGGTTTACCGCCGTATTCTCGATTTGGTATGGGAAACATTGGTTGTTAAAGATGCGAAGGTCAATTTCGATAACCAGTTGGAAAAGCTGGAAGAAGCGGTTCCCGCCGCGGAAGATTACGATCTTTACGGTGTTTATCCGGCTATTGATGCCTGCATCGCATTGGGTGAGCTGATTCATTCGCGTTTAAGCGGTGAAACACTGGAGCATGCGATAGCCATCAGCGAAGCGTCTATCCGTACCGTTGCTATGTTGGAAATGACGCAGGCTGGCAAAGAAATGACCGACGACGAGCTAAAGGTTTTACCTGCGATTGAAGAAGAATGGGACATCCAATGGGAGATTTTTCGCCTGTTGGCGGCCTGTGAAGAACGCGACATTGAGCTGATCAAAGGGCTCCGTTCCGATCTGCGCGAGGCCGGAAGTAGTAACATCGGGATAAATTTGCATCAATAA
- the nudC gene encoding NAD(+) diphosphatase: MEQTLKGDETGWWIVSDAIQIWLPQGELPCGTAIEWSLQGKVARQIGEWQGQPAWLVCQGRDTGMASVRQLLDQDVGLFQLAGRGVQLAEFYRSHRFCGYCGHEMVHSKTELACLCGHCKERYYPQIAPCIIVAIRRGKEILLAQHNRHRGNMYTVLAGFVEVGETLEQTVVREVMEESQIQIKNLRYVSSQPWPFPHSLMMAFMADYAGGEIKHDPKELRDAGWFRYDQLPQLPPLGTVARRLIEDTVVLCRAYHENEG; this comes from the coding sequence ATGGAACAGACGCTAAAAGGTGATGAAACCGGCTGGTGGATAGTTAGCGATGCAATACAAATCTGGCTGCCTCAAGGGGAATTGCCGTGCGGAACGGCGATAGAGTGGTCGTTGCAAGGGAAAGTGGCTCGCCAGATTGGCGAATGGCAAGGGCAGCCCGCCTGGCTGGTATGCCAGGGGCGGGATACGGGTATGGCATCCGTTCGCCAATTGCTCGATCAAGACGTGGGCTTATTCCAACTGGCGGGGCGAGGCGTGCAGTTGGCCGAGTTCTATCGCTCCCATCGTTTTTGCGGTTACTGTGGCCATGAAATGGTACATAGCAAGACGGAGTTGGCGTGCTTATGTGGTCACTGCAAAGAACGTTATTATCCGCAGATCGCGCCCTGCATCATTGTCGCGATTCGCCGTGGCAAGGAAATTTTGCTGGCGCAGCATAATCGGCATCGCGGAAACATGTACACCGTGCTGGCTGGATTTGTAGAAGTGGGCGAAACGCTAGAGCAAACGGTCGTGCGTGAGGTGATGGAAGAGAGCCAAATTCAGATAAAAAACCTGCGTTACGTAAGTTCGCAGCCTTGGCCATTTCCTCATTCACTGATGATGGCGTTTATGGCGGATTATGCGGGTGGCGAAATCAAGCACGACCCGAAAGAGTTGCGTGACGCGGGCTGGTTCCGCTATGACCAACTCCCACAGTTGCCTCCGCTGGGCACCGTAGCTCGTCGACTTATCGAGGATACGGTGGTGTTGTGCCGCGCTTATCACGAGAACGAAGGCTGA
- the hemE gene encoding uroporphyrinogen decarboxylase, translating into MTDLKNDRYLRALLRQPVDVTPVWMMRQAGRYLPEYKATRAQAGDFMSLCKNAELACEVTLQPLRRYALDAAILFSDILTIPDAMGLGLYFEAGEGPRFHSPITSHADVVKLPIPDPEQELGYVMNAVRTIRKNLAGEVPLIGFSGSPWTLATYMVEGGSSKAFTVIKKMMFAEPKTLHLLLDKLADSVILYLNAQIRAGAQAVMVFDTWGGALSGRDYKEFSLRYMHKIVDGLQRENEGRRVPVTLFTKGGGQWLEAMAETGCDALGLDWTSDIADARRRVGDKVALQGNMDPSMLYADPARIEQEVASILAGFGQGDGHVFNLGHGIHQDVPPEHAGVFVEAVHRLSRPYHG; encoded by the coding sequence ATGACCGACCTGAAAAACGATCGCTATTTGCGGGCGTTATTGCGCCAACCTGTTGATGTCACCCCAGTGTGGATGATGCGTCAGGCGGGGCGTTATCTACCAGAATATAAGGCAACGCGTGCGCAGGCGGGGGATTTTATGTCACTGTGCAAAAATGCAGAGTTGGCGTGTGAAGTCACGTTACAGCCTTTGCGGCGTTATGCGCTGGATGCGGCAATCCTGTTCTCCGATATCCTCACGATCCCTGATGCCATGGGCTTAGGGCTCTACTTTGAAGCAGGGGAAGGTCCGCGCTTTCACTCTCCCATCACGTCTCATGCCGATGTGGTTAAGCTGCCGATTCCCGATCCAGAACAGGAGCTCGGCTATGTGATGAACGCGGTGCGGACGATCCGTAAAAATCTTGCCGGGGAAGTGCCGCTGATTGGCTTCTCGGGTAGCCCGTGGACGCTGGCAACCTATATGGTGGAGGGCGGTAGCAGCAAAGCGTTTACCGTCATCAAGAAAATGATGTTTGCTGAACCTAAAACGCTGCACCTGTTGCTGGATAAGCTGGCTGATAGCGTCATTCTTTATCTTAACGCGCAGATTCGCGCGGGTGCGCAGGCCGTGATGGTATTCGATACCTGGGGCGGCGCATTGAGCGGGCGTGACTACAAAGAGTTCTCCCTGCGTTACATGCATAAGATTGTTGATGGTTTACAGCGAGAGAATGAAGGCCGCCGTGTGCCCGTGACGCTCTTTACTAAAGGTGGAGGACAGTGGCTGGAGGCGATGGCAGAAACAGGCTGTGACGCGCTGGGACTGGACTGGACAAGTGACATTGCCGATGCGCGTCGTCGCGTAGGCGATAAAGTGGCACTACAGGGGAATATGGATCCCTCAATGCTGTATGCCGATCCGGCACGGATCGAACAGGAAGTGGCGTCGATCCTCGCTGGGTTTGGGCAAGGAGATGGGCATGTTTTCAATCTGGGACACGGTATTCATCAGGACGTGCCACCGGAACATGCAGGCGTTTTTGTTGAGGCGGTGCATCGGTTGTCCCGCCCTTATCACGGATGA
- the purD gene encoding phosphoribosylamine--glycine ligase: protein MNILVIGNGGREHALAWKASQSPLAKQVYVAPGNAGTALEPALTNADISATDVPALVAFAQENHIDLTIVGPETPLVIGVVDAFQSVGLKIFGPSQAAAQLEGSKAFTKDFLARHNIPSAEYQNFTEVEPALAYVRSKGAPIVIKADGLAAGKGVIVAMTLPEAENAIQDMLAGNAFGDAGHRIVVEEFLDGEEASFIVMVDGKNVLPMATSQDHKRVGDKDTGPNTGGMGAYSPAPVVTDEIHQRVMDQVIWPTVNGMAAEGNTYVGFLYAGLMISADGQPKVIEFNCRFGDPETQPIMLRLRSDLVELCLAACDGTLDQKDSVWDERPSLGVVLAAGGYPADYNTGDVISGLPQQDAEDGKVFHAGTKLNGINVVTNGGRVLCVTALGNTVAEAQQRAYEIAAGIQWQGVFCRKDIGYRAIEREQA, encoded by the coding sequence ATGAACATTTTAGTAATTGGTAATGGCGGACGCGAACACGCGCTGGCTTGGAAAGCGTCACAGTCACCACTGGCGAAACAGGTTTATGTGGCTCCAGGAAACGCGGGCACCGCACTTGAGCCAGCACTGACCAACGCTGATATCTCCGCAACCGATGTTCCAGCGTTAGTCGCCTTTGCTCAGGAAAATCACATCGATTTAACTATCGTTGGCCCAGAAACACCGTTAGTTATCGGTGTTGTGGATGCGTTTCAGAGTGTAGGTCTAAAAATCTTTGGCCCGTCGCAGGCCGCCGCGCAATTAGAAGGCTCTAAAGCCTTTACTAAAGATTTTCTGGCTCGCCATAACATCCCGTCGGCGGAATACCAGAATTTCACCGAAGTGGAACCCGCACTGGCCTATGTACGCAGCAAAGGTGCACCGATCGTCATCAAGGCGGATGGGCTAGCCGCGGGTAAAGGCGTGATCGTCGCGATGACGTTGCCGGAAGCGGAAAACGCCATTCAGGATATGCTGGCAGGTAATGCATTCGGCGATGCTGGACACCGTATCGTGGTGGAAGAGTTCCTCGATGGTGAAGAAGCAAGCTTCATCGTTATGGTGGACGGCAAGAACGTGCTGCCGATGGCAACCAGTCAGGATCATAAACGCGTTGGGGATAAAGATACGGGCCCGAATACCGGTGGTATGGGCGCTTATTCGCCAGCGCCGGTCGTGACCGATGAAATCCACCAGCGTGTGATGGATCAGGTGATTTGGCCGACCGTGAACGGCATGGCAGCCGAGGGAAATACCTACGTTGGTTTCCTGTATGCTGGCCTGATGATTTCTGCCGATGGCCAACCAAAAGTGATCGAGTTCAACTGCCGCTTTGGCGATCCAGAAACACAGCCAATTATGCTACGCCTGCGTTCCGATCTGGTGGAACTGTGTCTGGCAGCCTGCGACGGGACGCTGGATCAAAAAGATTCAGTCTGGGATGAACGTCCCTCTCTGGGCGTGGTATTGGCCGCAGGCGGTTATCCGGCTGACTACAATACGGGCGATGTGATTTCTGGTTTACCGCAGCAGGATGCCGAAGATGGCAAAGTCTTCCATGCTGGCACCAAGCTGAATGGGATTAATGTCGTCACCAACGGCGGGCGAGTACTGTGCGTCACTGCATTGGGTAATACCGTGGCTGAAGCGCAACAACGCGCGTATGAAATAGCAGCAGGTATTCAGTGGCAAGGGGTATTCTGTCGCAAAGACATCGGCTACCGTGCTATCGAGCGCGAGCAAGCCTGA
- the thiC gene encoding phosphomethylpyrimidine synthase ThiC, whose product MSTEPLSIETVLSKSGRREQRAAAQQFIETLQGTAFPNSKRIYLAGSRGDIAVPMREIQLSPTLLGGNKDNPQYEPNEAIPVYDTSGPYGDPAAQPDVRVGLAKLRASWIAERHDTEALSGVSSDFTQQRLADAGLDHLRFEHLPRPQRAKAGKCVTQLHYARQGIITPEMEFIAIRENMGRERIRGEVLRQQHPGQSFGALLPENITPEFVRQEVAAGRAIIPSNINHPESEPMIIGRNFLVKVNANIGNSAVTSSIEEEVEKLVWSTRWGADTVMDLSTGRYIHETREWILRNSPVPIGTVPIYQALEKVNGVAENLNWEMFRDTLLEQAEQGVDYFTIHAGVLLRYVPMTAKRLTGIVSRGGSIMAKWCLSHHKESFLYEHFREICEICAAYDVALSLGDGLRPGSIQDANDEAQFAELHTLGELTKIAWEYDVQVMIEGPGHVPMQMIRRNMTEELEHCHEAPFYTLGPLTTDIAPGYDHFTSGIGAAMIGWFGCAMLCYVTPKEHLGLPNKEDVKQGLITYKIAAHAADLAKGHPGAQIRDNAMSKARFEFRWEDQFNLALDPQTARAYHDETLPQESGKVAHFCSMCGPKFCSMKISQEVRDYAAKQEAEAKPIEIGMAEMSQEFRSRGSELYHSATSLQAEESK is encoded by the coding sequence ATGTCTACAGAACCCTTGTCTATAGAAACAGTGTTGTCAAAATCGGGTCGCCGTGAACAGCGTGCCGCTGCCCAACAGTTTATTGAAACCTTACAGGGAACCGCCTTTCCCAATTCCAAACGCATTTACCTTGCAGGTTCGCGCGGCGACATCGCCGTACCGATGCGGGAAATCCAGCTCAGCCCGACGCTACTCGGTGGTAACAAAGACAATCCCCAATACGAACCCAATGAGGCGATCCCGGTTTACGATACGTCAGGGCCGTATGGCGATCCCGCAGCACAACCCGATGTCCGCGTTGGGTTAGCGAAGCTGCGCGCCAGTTGGATTGCAGAACGTCACGACACCGAGGCGCTATCCGGCGTCAGTTCCGATTTCACCCAGCAGCGTCTGGCGGATGCCGGTCTGGATCATCTGCGTTTTGAGCATTTGCCACGACCACAGCGTGCCAAAGCAGGCAAATGTGTCACTCAACTCCACTATGCGCGGCAGGGGATAATTACCCCGGAAATGGAATTTATCGCCATTCGCGAAAATATGGGACGCGAACGCATTCGTGGTGAAGTACTGCGCCAGCAGCATCCTGGACAAAGTTTCGGTGCTCTCCTGCCGGAAAACATCACGCCGGAGTTTGTCCGTCAGGAAGTCGCCGCCGGGCGTGCCATTATTCCTTCCAACATCAATCACCCAGAATCGGAGCCGATGATTATCGGGCGCAATTTTCTGGTGAAGGTTAACGCCAATATCGGTAACTCCGCCGTGACATCCTCCATCGAAGAAGAGGTGGAAAAGCTGGTCTGGTCTACCCGTTGGGGCGCGGATACGGTGATGGATCTCTCGACCGGCCGCTATATTCACGAAACTCGCGAGTGGATCCTGCGTAACAGCCCCGTGCCAATCGGAACCGTGCCGATCTATCAGGCGCTGGAGAAAGTGAACGGCGTGGCAGAAAACCTGAACTGGGAAATGTTCCGCGATACGCTACTGGAACAAGCGGAACAAGGGGTGGATTATTTCACTATCCATGCCGGTGTGCTGTTGCGCTACGTGCCGATGACGGCCAAACGCCTGACCGGCATCGTTTCACGCGGCGGTTCCATTATGGCGAAATGGTGTCTGTCGCATCACAAAGAGAGCTTCCTGTACGAACACTTCCGTGAAATCTGTGAAATCTGCGCCGCCTATGACGTCGCGCTGTCGCTGGGTGACGGCTTGCGCCCCGGTTCCATTCAGGATGCCAACGACGAAGCCCAGTTCGCCGAACTGCATACGCTGGGTGAACTAACCAAAATTGCCTGGGAATACGACGTACAGGTGATGATCGAAGGCCCCGGCCACGTGCCGATGCAAATGATCCGCCGCAATATGACTGAAGAGCTGGAGCACTGTCACGAAGCGCCGTTCTATACGCTCGGCCCATTAACCACCGATATCGCACCGGGTTACGATCACTTCACCTCCGGCATCGGTGCCGCCATGATCGGCTGGTTCGGCTGCGCGATGCTCTGCTACGTGACGCCGAAGGAACATCTTGGCTTGCCGAACAAAGAAGACGTTAAACAGGGATTGATTACCTATAAGATCGCCGCCCACGCCGCCGATTTGGCGAAAGGCCATCCCGGCGCACAGATCCGTGATAACGCCATGTCGAAAGCGCGTTTCGAATTCCGCTGGGAAGACCAGTTCAATCTGGCGCTCGATCCCCAAACGGCACGTGCCTACCACGATGAAACCCTGCCACAAGAATCCGGTAAAGTCGCCCACTTCTGTTCCATGTGCGGCCCGAAATTCTGCTCGATGAAAATCTCGCAGGAAGTACGCGATTACGCCGCCAAACAGGAAGCCGAAGCCAAACCGATTGAAATCGGCATGGCTGAGATGTCGCAGGAATTCCGCTCTCGCGGCAGCGAGCTTTATCACAGCGCCACCAGCCTGCAAGCCGAGGAAAGCAAATGA